A portion of the Natronococcus sp. AD-5 genome contains these proteins:
- a CDS encoding FAD-binding oxidoreductase: MAQLPIGDDQIEPFEATLHGPVIRPDDADYDDARAVWNGMIDKHPALIARCRGVGDVINAVHFARENDLRVAVRGGGHNVAGTAVCDDGLVIDLSEMRGVRVDPDARTAWVQAGATWADVDHETHTFDLATPGGLVSETGVAGLTLGGGLGHLRCKYGLTCDNLASIKLVTADGDYLTASEDENAELFWALRGGGGNFGVVTGFEFDLHPIGPEVATCLVFYPGDRIAECLRAYREYVASAPVEVSTLALAGVMPDEKLFPADAVDEPKIGIVGCYAGSVADGERALLPLREIDEPIADFSGPMPYVELQQLFDEDYPDGVRYYWKSLYLDGLSESAIDRIAYWTDVAPSPLSTVDVWQLGGAIAQVTVEDSAFAGRHAPFLLGVEANWERPEDDDANVEWVRDCLDDMRQFSDGSVYLNFPGFLEENDDTMRTTFGPTYERLVALKDEYDPTNVFSLNQNIAPSGSAQTGGGGSYE; the protein is encoded by the coding sequence ATGGCACAACTGCCGATCGGCGACGATCAGATAGAACCGTTCGAGGCGACGTTGCACGGACCCGTGATCCGACCTGACGACGCCGACTACGATGACGCGCGTGCGGTGTGGAACGGGATGATCGACAAGCATCCGGCCCTGATCGCGCGGTGTCGTGGTGTCGGTGACGTCATCAACGCGGTACACTTCGCCCGCGAGAACGACCTCCGCGTGGCGGTCCGCGGCGGCGGGCACAACGTCGCCGGGACCGCCGTCTGCGACGACGGGCTCGTCATCGACCTCTCGGAGATGAGGGGCGTGCGGGTGGACCCCGACGCGCGTACTGCGTGGGTCCAGGCCGGCGCCACGTGGGCGGACGTGGACCACGAAACCCATACGTTCGACCTGGCGACACCCGGTGGTCTCGTCTCGGAGACCGGCGTCGCGGGACTAACCCTCGGCGGAGGGTTGGGCCACCTCCGCTGCAAGTACGGCTTGACCTGCGATAACCTCGCATCGATCAAGCTGGTCACGGCAGACGGTGATTACCTGACCGCCAGCGAGGACGAGAACGCGGAGCTGTTCTGGGCGCTTCGTGGCGGTGGCGGGAACTTCGGGGTGGTCACCGGCTTCGAGTTCGACCTTCATCCCATCGGACCCGAGGTAGCGACCTGCCTGGTCTTCTATCCAGGAGATCGGATAGCAGAGTGCCTGCGAGCGTACCGCGAGTACGTTGCATCCGCGCCCGTGGAAGTCAGCACGCTTGCGCTGGCGGGCGTGATGCCCGATGAGAAACTCTTCCCCGCGGACGCCGTGGACGAACCGAAGATCGGAATTGTGGGCTGTTACGCGGGGTCGGTCGCGGACGGTGAACGCGCGCTGCTGCCCCTGCGGGAGATCGACGAGCCGATCGCCGACTTCAGCGGGCCGATGCCGTACGTGGAGCTCCAGCAGCTCTTCGACGAGGACTATCCCGATGGGGTGCGCTACTACTGGAAGTCGCTGTATTTGGACGGCCTGTCGGAGTCCGCCATTGATCGCATCGCCTACTGGACCGATGTGGCCCCTTCCCCGCTCTCGACGGTCGATGTCTGGCAGTTAGGAGGCGCAATCGCCCAGGTTACCGTCGAGGACAGTGCATTCGCGGGGCGGCACGCTCCTTTCTTGCTGGGCGTCGAAGCGAACTGGGAACGTCCGGAGGACGACGACGCGAACGTCGAGTGGGTGCGCGACTGTCTCGACGACATGCGCCAGTTCTCGGATGGCTCGGTCTATCTGAATTTCCCGGGGTTCCTCGAAGAGAACGACGACACGATGCGGACCACTTTTGGGCCGACGTACGAGCGATTGGTCGCGCTGAAGGACGAGTACGACCCGACGAACGTGTTTAGCCTCAACCAGAACATCGCACCGTCAGGAAGCGCTCAAACCGGCGGCGGGGGAAGCTATGAGTGA
- a CDS encoding DUF7512 family protein: MLVASAPSGSRPAIATVGLVLTEALVLYVGYGALTRVVSPAARELLGSH; encoded by the coding sequence CTGCTGGTCGCATCAGCACCCAGCGGGTCTAGACCGGCAATTGCCACAGTCGGGCTCGTCTTGACGGAAGCGCTCGTGTTGTACGTCGGATATGGAGCACTGACGCGAGTCGTCAGTCCGGCCGCCCGTGAACTACTCGGGAGTCACTAA